A portion of the Paucilactobacillus hokkaidonensis JCM 18461 genome contains these proteins:
- the glyS gene encoding glycine--tRNA ligase subunit beta, with protein MTHSFLLEIGVEEMPAHVVTPSIKQLVARVSDYLADQRISFEQVEEFATPRRLALLLSGLDDKQPDIQTEVKGPAKKIAQDADGNWTKAAIGFTKGQGASVDDITFKEIKGTEYVYIDKHITGKPVTEVLTGLKDIIMAMNFPTMMKWSTHKFEFVRPIKWLVALLDDQVVPFSILDVTTGNVTQGHRFLGSAVTLQQAGDYEKALQQEFVIADQTKRKQLIKEQIDTIAKDNNWKVELDSDLLEEVNNLVEWPTAFAGHFEEEYLNLPDEVLITSMKDHQRFFYARDQAGKLLPSFISVRNGNAEHLDNVIRGNERVLAARLADAQFFYQEDQQYTIDQYVERLKNVSFHDKISSMYDKMQRVSALAGVIGRQLDLSADVLSDLDRAGHIYKFDLTTGMVGEFAELQGVMGEKYALLQGEKATVAAAVREHYLPTSAEGDLPQTTIGAVLAIADKLDSIISFFAVGMIPSGSNDPYALRRQAFGIVRIVADRNWHLPLLHMEPEFVTALKEADAVPAFDVAEHASQVRDFIQDRIRQWFGNHDVRHDIVDAVVGGSQIDIANVLAAADALNEHKTDPKFKDSIEALTRVLRIAKKAEFNSDELTVDDTLFEHPSEQQLHEAVDKIQKQALHQTVAANFEQLIKLQPIIENYFDENMIMDKNEAIKNNRLKQLSILAHLIFLVGNLDELIVK; from the coding sequence ATGACACATTCATTTTTATTAGAAATTGGCGTTGAAGAAATGCCTGCACATGTTGTAACACCAAGTATTAAACAACTTGTGGCCCGTGTGAGCGATTATTTGGCTGATCAACGAATTTCATTTGAGCAAGTTGAAGAGTTTGCGACTCCCCGTCGATTAGCATTATTGTTGAGTGGATTGGACGATAAGCAACCAGATATCCAAACTGAAGTCAAAGGTCCGGCCAAAAAAATCGCCCAGGATGCAGACGGCAATTGGACAAAGGCAGCAATTGGCTTTACCAAGGGCCAAGGTGCTAGTGTTGATGATATTACCTTTAAAGAAATTAAGGGTACTGAATATGTTTATATTGATAAACATATTACAGGAAAACCAGTCACAGAAGTATTGACTGGCTTGAAAGACATTATTATGGCAATGAATTTTCCAACAATGATGAAGTGGTCTACACATAAATTTGAATTTGTGCGTCCCATTAAATGGTTAGTGGCTTTACTGGATGATCAAGTGGTGCCATTTTCGATTTTGGATGTCACTACTGGTAATGTTACACAGGGACATCGTTTTTTAGGAAGTGCAGTTACGCTACAACAAGCTGGCGACTATGAAAAAGCATTACAACAAGAATTTGTGATTGCGGATCAGACTAAACGCAAGCAATTAATTAAAGAACAGATTGACACAATTGCAAAGGATAATAACTGGAAAGTTGAGTTAGATTCTGATCTATTGGAAGAGGTCAATAATTTAGTTGAATGGCCAACTGCTTTTGCTGGTCATTTTGAAGAAGAATATCTGAATTTACCAGATGAGGTTTTAATTACTTCAATGAAGGATCATCAGCGATTCTTCTATGCCCGGGATCAGGCAGGTAAGTTATTGCCTAGCTTTATTTCTGTCCGTAACGGAAACGCAGAACATCTGGATAACGTGATCCGAGGTAACGAACGTGTCTTAGCTGCTCGATTAGCAGATGCCCAATTCTTTTATCAAGAGGATCAGCAGTATACAATTGATCAGTATGTGGAACGGCTGAAAAATGTTAGTTTCCATGATAAGATCAGCTCAATGTATGACAAAATGCAACGTGTTAGTGCTCTAGCCGGTGTAATTGGTAGGCAATTAGATCTTTCAGCCGATGTGTTATCAGATTTGGATCGAGCCGGTCATATCTATAAATTTGATTTAACGACTGGGATGGTCGGTGAATTTGCTGAGTTACAAGGTGTGATGGGTGAAAAATATGCTTTGTTACAAGGTGAAAAGGCAACGGTTGCCGCTGCAGTTCGAGAACATTATTTACCAACTTCTGCAGAGGGAGATTTGCCACAGACAACTATTGGTGCGGTTTTAGCAATTGCGGATAAATTGGATAGTATCATCAGTTTCTTTGCTGTTGGGATGATTCCAAGTGGTTCTAATGATCCATATGCTTTGCGGCGACAGGCATTTGGAATTGTGCGAATTGTTGCTGATCGTAATTGGCATTTACCACTTTTGCACATGGAACCAGAATTCGTGACTGCACTTAAAGAAGCTGATGCGGTACCGGCCTTTGATGTTGCTGAGCATGCAAGCCAAGTGCGAGACTTCATTCAGGATCGTATTCGACAATGGTTTGGTAACCATGACGTCCGGCATGATATTGTTGATGCGGTTGTCGGTGGCTCTCAAATTGATATTGCTAATGTTTTGGCAGCTGCAGATGCGTTAAATGAGCACAAAACTGATCCTAAATTTAAAGATTCAATTGAGGCGTTAACACGTGTGTTGCGAATTGCCAAAAAGGCCGAGTTTAATTCTGATGAATTAACCGTCGATGATACTTTATTTGAGCATCCATCGGAGCAGCAATTACATGAGGCAGTTGATAAAATTCAAAAGCAAGCATTGCACCAAACCGTGGCTGCAAACTTTGAGCAATTAATCAAGTTACAACCGATAATTGAAAATTACTTTGATGAAAATATGATTATGGATAAAAATGAAGCAATTAAAAATAATCGCTTGAAACAATTAAGTATTTTAGCACATTTAATCTTTTTAGTTGGTAATTTGGACGAATTGATTGTAAAATAG
- the dnaG gene encoding DNA primase, whose protein sequence is MATMIPEEVIDQVRSGVNIADVIGQYVQLKKSGKNLFGLCPFHEEKTGSFSVNEGKQIFHCFSCGRGGNVFKFLMEIENISFPQAVIKVAEDAGITLPTEYQEVQATGTQNSTTQTLIDLHEQAAKLYHHILVNTQAGKQALNYLQKRGLSADIIDQFNIGFAPAQRLLSPFFKEKDIDYQMLRQSGLFIEDQEGKLRDRFVDRVMFPIKNSQGKIIAFSGRLLSTENTDMPKYLNSPETTIFNKRKVLFNFDIARKSARKEQKMILFEGFMDVIAAYRAGVINGIASMGTSLTEEQINMIERVTSHLDVCYDGDAAGQNAINRAVALIGTQSSRLELGVVAMPVGVDPDEYLQQNGPEKFQQWLKDAVETPVAFTLHFLRQDLNLDNEADQLKYLNSALRVIAKVQSPLEQDVYLNQLVSEFQLNKESLQAQMQQIVRQTATQQSKKQVTLQNDHREQAPVYQQHEVEPVDRINLAERMLLRQMLHDHDVWLHVQSVDNFSFIHEKYQTLYLLAASYFDTHDTYSSAEFIDYIGDEQLQRLLVDIELSQANDNMNLDAINDYLKLIMQKTPLEQQIKTKRGQLHEATHLKNQDLEQQLTIELMNLLKKQQQL, encoded by the coding sequence ATGGCAACCATGATTCCTGAAGAGGTGATTGATCAGGTCAGAAGCGGTGTGAATATTGCTGATGTGATCGGTCAATATGTACAGTTAAAGAAGTCGGGTAAAAATTTATTTGGATTGTGCCCATTTCATGAAGAGAAAACAGGATCTTTTTCAGTTAATGAAGGCAAACAAATTTTTCATTGTTTCAGTTGTGGCCGTGGTGGGAATGTGTTTAAGTTTCTAATGGAGATTGAAAACATTTCATTTCCGCAGGCAGTGATCAAAGTTGCAGAGGATGCCGGCATTACATTGCCAACTGAGTATCAAGAAGTTCAAGCAACTGGTACTCAAAATTCAACGACACAAACATTAATTGATTTACATGAACAGGCAGCAAAGCTGTATCATCATATTTTAGTTAATACACAGGCTGGTAAGCAGGCTTTAAATTATTTACAAAAGCGAGGACTAAGTGCTGATATTATTGATCAATTCAATATTGGTTTTGCTCCAGCACAACGGTTGCTAAGTCCGTTTTTTAAAGAAAAAGACATTGATTATCAAATGTTACGGCAATCAGGTTTATTTATTGAGGATCAAGAAGGAAAGCTTCGTGATCGATTTGTTGATCGAGTTATGTTTCCAATCAAAAATTCACAGGGGAAGATTATTGCGTTTTCGGGGCGCTTACTTTCAACTGAGAATACTGACATGCCTAAGTATCTTAATAGCCCAGAAACCACAATTTTTAATAAGCGGAAGGTATTGTTTAATTTTGATATCGCTCGTAAAAGTGCGCGTAAAGAACAGAAAATGATTTTATTTGAGGGCTTTATGGATGTTATTGCGGCATATCGCGCTGGTGTGATTAACGGGATTGCCTCAATGGGGACTAGTCTGACTGAAGAACAGATTAATATGATCGAACGGGTGACATCTCATTTAGATGTTTGTTATGATGGGGATGCTGCGGGACAAAATGCCATTAATCGGGCGGTTGCTTTAATTGGTACACAGAGTAGTCGGCTGGAATTAGGTGTAGTTGCTATGCCAGTTGGTGTTGATCCAGATGAATACTTGCAGCAAAATGGACCTGAAAAATTTCAACAATGGCTAAAAGATGCTGTTGAAACACCGGTTGCATTTACCTTGCATTTTTTGCGTCAGGATTTGAATTTAGATAATGAAGCCGATCAGCTCAAATATTTAAATTCGGCGTTACGAGTCATTGCCAAGGTCCAATCACCGTTGGAACAAGATGTCTATTTGAATCAACTAGTTAGTGAGTTTCAGTTGAACAAGGAAAGTTTGCAAGCACAAATGCAGCAAATTGTTCGGCAAACCGCAACACAGCAATCAAAGAAACAAGTTACACTGCAAAATGATCATCGTGAGCAAGCACCAGTATATCAACAGCATGAGGTGGAACCGGTTGATCGGATTAACCTAGCAGAACGAATGTTATTACGGCAAATGTTGCATGATCACGACGTTTGGTTACATGTTCAATCGGTAGATAACTTTAGTTTCATTCACGAAAAATATCAAACATTATATTTATTAGCCGCTAGTTATTTTGATACGCATGATACCTACTCTTCTGCAGAATTTATTGACTATATTGGAGACGAGCAGTTACAGCGATTGTTAGTTGATATTGAACTTAGTCAGGCGAACGATAATATGAATTTAGATGCAATTAATGACTATCTTAAGCTTATCATGCAAAAAACGCCGCTAGAACAGCAAATTAAAACTAAACGCGGGCAGTTGCATGAGGCAACACATTTGAAAAATCAGGATTTAGAGCAGCAGTTGACAATTGAATTAATGAATTTATTAAAAAAACAACAGCAGTTATAA